The Nitrospirota bacterium DNA window CTCGCAATGGTAATATGAAAAAGAACCTCCCTTCCGAGGAGGTCATAAAAGAGGCCTTAACGGCCAAAACCTTTTGTGATCTCTTATAGGATCATAAGGTATACTATACACCAGAGGTATGGTGATACCATGGTGGTATAGGCCTTAAACCTCGGAAAAAGGAGGCTCTATGGTGCAGTATATAGGAATGGACGCGCATATGTCAAGTAGTAGTTTTTGCGTGATGGACGAAAACGGCAGCGAAGTGGATAATATAACCTTACCGACCAACGGGCGGCTGATAATCGATTATTTGAGGAATACGCCAGGCACAAAGAAACTCGCCTTTGAGGAATGCGAGCTTAGCAATTGGTTATATGAGATACTCAAAGACGAGGTTGACGAATTAATCGTATGCAATCCTGTCGCCAACAAAGAATACAAAAAGAAAAAAACAGACAAGTTAGACGCCAGACAACTCGCCAAATTATTAAGAGGAAACTTCCTTACACCCGTATTCCATGACGGCTCAAAAAGAGAAAGGTTTAGGGGCCTGATGTCCGGCTATCAGCATCTAGTAAATGAGACCGTAAGGCTTAAAAACAGATATAAGTCGCTATTTAGAAGGAGCGGCATTAAACTTGAAGGAGAGGCCGTTTATAAAAATAGGGGCCTGCTTGAAAAGATTGAGCGTCCGGATTACAGATTCATTGGCATACAGCTTCATTACTTACTGGGGAGGATGGAGGAAAGTCTCCAACTGTATCAACAGCAGATTGTGCATTCCAAGAAGCACTTTAAGGAGATTGAAAATCTAACGACTATTCCAGGGATAGGATCTATTCAGGCCGCGAAGATAGTGTCCCAGGTTATAAGCCCTAAAAGATTCCCCAATAAATATAACTACTTCAGCTAC harbors:
- a CDS encoding IS110 family transposase — protein: MVQYIGMDAHMSSSSFCVMDENGSEVDNITLPTNGRLIIDYLRNTPGTKKLAFEECELSNWLYEILKDEVDELIVCNPVANKEYKKKKTDKLDARQLAKLLRGNFLTPVFHDGSKRERFRGLMSGYQHLVNETVRLKNRYKSLFRRSGIKLEGEAVYKNRGLLEKIERPDYRFIGIQLHYLLGRMEESLQLYQQQIVHSKKHFKEIENLTTIPGIGSIQAAKIVSQVISPKRFPNKYNYFSYCGLVRHKKESGQRRYGTQKIWGNRTLKCVYKMAGHQAIKGTSALRRYYDYLRSKGLSDNNAYNAVCRKIAAISLSIWRNNTKYDNNIVSGSLIK